Proteins encoded together in one Halorubellus sp. JP-L1 window:
- a CDS encoding nascent polypeptide-associated complex protein, whose protein sequence is MFGGGGGGMNPRKMQQMMKQMGIDVDELDVEEVIIRTADEELYFSDAQVTKMDARGQETYQVVGSPDSREVGSGDASAIESGDGDAAAGAVDSDGGDGGIPDDDVELVAMRAGVPEDQAREALEANDGDLAAAVSALEE, encoded by the coding sequence ATGTTTGGAGGAGGCGGCGGCGGCATGAATCCGCGCAAGATGCAGCAGATGATGAAGCAGATGGGCATCGACGTCGACGAACTCGACGTCGAGGAGGTCATCATCCGAACGGCGGACGAGGAGCTGTACTTCTCGGACGCGCAAGTGACGAAGATGGACGCGCGCGGTCAGGAGACCTACCAGGTCGTCGGCTCGCCCGACTCGCGCGAGGTAGGGAGCGGCGACGCGAGCGCGATCGAGTCCGGCGACGGCGACGCTGCTGCCGGAGCAGTCGATTCCGACGGTGGCGACGGCGGCATCCCGGACGACGACGTGGAACTGGTCGCGATGCGCGCCGGCGTCCCCGAGGACCAGGCTCGCGAGGCCCTCGAGGCGAACGACGGCGACCTCGCCGCGGCCGTCTCCGCGCTCGAAGAGTGA